atgtttctCAAATGTGCaacgggccacactttggacacctcagTTCAACTAAAGAATTGAAAATGTAGATTTGTGGAGTGGTCTTTcaagcatttttatttattgctaaCTACAAAGGTAATTCTGAAAAGCCTTAACTCAAaacaatttgggggggggggggctacacaCAAATGaccaaatgttagcaaacaggaCTTGAAAACTCACCCTGTTTGAAGAAACTTTATCTCCCACTGACATCTTTTTCATCCGGAAGGTCAGGAAGTCCTCAAAGATCAGGATAGACAACACTGATGGCGCTATTGgtatttttatactgtatatagtacataaacAAATACTTTAGTTGCTGAGCATTGGAAATTTCAAAGAGCTTTACCTCCACCAGCTAACTCACTTTGTGAATCTTCCCACACAATAATGAACTGATTTTTGACAACATTCTGATGATGGAGTGGGTTATACTAGCAATGAACTGTATTGAAATAAGTATAAACTTACCAAGTTTAACTGAACGTTCATTGAATGGTTGTCTTTTATTCATACATGCGAGTGAGTTCGCTTATTTTCTAATGTagcagcaatgctaacatttatgACGACCAAAGAGCCAAGTTTGCCTATTTAAACCTTGTGAGGGCTGAATGCCGTAAAGCCGCCTCTGGTTGAAGGAAAGTGTCGTAAAACTATCACGCTTGACGACAGTGTTTTTACTTCCTCAGATCGAGGAGCTGTTGTAAATAACCGCGTTATTTTTGTACAGTCAAAGCTTTAACTGACGCTTTGGCTCAGATTGCGGACGGTCAACCgaaaatatttatacataaatgtatataaacacATACTCCCGCGAATTCGTCACGTATTGTATTGTTCGTTTTCAGTGCGTGTTGTCAATGAGACACGTGTTGGGCACTTGCTAGCAGTGAAGATGAGGAAACGACCAAACATCCTGTTGACAGGTACCTTCAAGCTAACAAAACCCTTGCTTTAAAATCGTaaagtttttaaataatattacgaccattttttttggggggggggggggcgtagccTACTGATACCATTGTACAAAATTATGATTCATTAGTCCAATGTTATCTAGTCGATCCATTCTATTCTTCCTCCAAATTCTGAAATTACCATTCATTATTTGATGATAATATTGAATGCATATTTGCAATTCTCAGTTGAACCCTAGTACCATTGTCCTACAGGAACCCCTGGCGTTGGAAAAACAACCCTAGGAAAGGAGCTGGCTCAGCGGTCAGGACTCACATATGTTAACATTGGTGATCTTGCTAAGGAaggtaaaaaaacaactatataTTCTGGCTGCAAATGTCTTCTTGACAAATATGATCAATTATACAttactatatataaaaaatacatatatgaaaagatgatggtaatggtttagtattttaaacttaaatgaatgaaatcttaTCTGCAGGAGATCTCTATGATGGTTTTGATGAAGAGTACCACTGCCCTATTTTGGATGAAGACAGGGTGAGTCAAATGCCTTTAGAACAGTTGCGGATGAGGGTCTCTCTCTTAACTTTTCAGTATCAACCAACCGCCATCATTTACAATGATGACATGTTGAAATAATTACAGtaaatccctcgtttatcacgattaattggtttcagacgtGACCGGGATAAGATAATTTCTGCTCAGtatgattttttatttgtaaatgttgTAATTGGCACATAGTAAATGTCTTTAGGTTTAAACATTGTTAGTCACCTTTTGATCCAACAGGTCGTGGATGAGCTTGAAGACAAGATGGCGCATGGTGGTGTGATTGTAGACTATCATGGTTGTGACCTGTTCCCTGAACGCTGGTTCCACATTGTTTTTGTCCTGCGGACGGACAACACTCAGCTGTACACGCGGCTTGAAAACAGGTACCCATCTATTTCCTATCCATAGAAATATGGAGAACCATTGTACAGTAATCCCGATCTAATTTCTCTTCATtgtagctttttaaaaatatattaataaatcatcatgCTGGTCAAAAGTATGCCTGTTTATTTGCACATctattttttgtctaaattaataattttcaagTAATGTTCaagaaatacacaataaaaaaagtaaagatacagataaggcattcagaaaacccATTCAAAGAtgtaatgatatgtagtattctacactgctcactagtaatattactgtaatgttaggccagacacacaagcaccagacatgatTGCcagaacaggcttttattgtaggtttgaattttctcacaacatgcacaataatccccaacacatgctactgttgcggccttaactcacaccaagctaaaactcacctCTGAATCCCCGACATCATTTCCTGTTCACCTACCCCTACTCAGTTCTACTAGAACCAGAATGTCCAGTGGTGACTTTATAATTGCAAGTATGAAATGTTGACCCATTGTGTTGACAGGGGCTACACGGGCAGGAAGCTGAAGGAAAATGTGGAATGTGAAATCTTTCAAACCATCTACGAGGAGGCCAGGGAGGCCTACAAAGAGGAGATAGTCCACCAGCTGCCCAGCAACACACCTGAGGACCTGGAAAGCAACGTGGAGCAGATACTTCAGTGGACGGAACAGTGGATGAAGGACCACAATTAGAGTCAGAGAAAGATGCTAAACACTGCTATGCACTGCTACGTAATCTCTCAGTGTATTTGATCATAAAGCAAATGGAACGCTACTTCATTCAACATTGTGAGATTGGATAATACTTATTTACTCCTACTCCTTTTCCATGCCCATTCCTGATAATTTGCTCACTTCCGGTCTTGCGGAACAGAGCCATCAAGGAATAGAATCCCACTCAAATACAAGAGTAAAAAAAGAGGCGTCCTGAAAAGCACTGTATAAATCCATTATTATACCCAGTAGAAATGAATTATGAACTAGAAAGTGtttgttacatttttactaAATGCATTGATGACCACCATTTCATTGTTTTCTCTCCTTTTAGAATGGTACAGGCCAATTTCACAATATATAGGCTGCAAATTTCCCCTGGGCCATaatctaataaaacattttgaccTAATGAAACAATGATGAAATTCTGCTGCATATATAAGtacgttttttaaattttaatatttgaagtTAAATCTATCGCGATGCAGCATTaagaaaactattttttttaataaagtgtATGGGGTAAATCCTGTGTCTGTTTTTTCAATTATTAGTCACTACCTATTGAAATCCACTAGGTGGCGGTACTGCACCTGAAGCCGCTTTGACCCCCCCACCAAGCAATACCAAGGAAGATGGTGACAAGTAGGAAGTGTAAATCAAGTGTCAATAAAACACGTCCGCCTTTCTAGACTCGACAATCATGGACTAACGTTGGAAAACCATGGATAAAGGTACGCGGTTCTTTATTTTCCCTTCAttgaagaaaatgtgttttggtgtgAGATTGACGCCATTGAAAAAAAAGGACGTTTCTTTTCAAAGTCCGTCAATTCTTCTTAGTTTAGCCTCACTTGGGTGGCGGGgatatgatggagcctatcccagctgacttcagggtagaccctggactggacttTTTTCAAAGCCCATGTTACAAGTATTCACTTAGAGCAGGGGTAGGCAAACTACGGcttgggggccacatccggcccgccaagtgtttgaaaacggcccgcccgttctttccaaagtatttaatttaaacttaacatacaacctggcgtcatggcttgagccaaccttttgatggttgaagtaactcttttatcaattttgttatttgataaATTTGACCAAGTGCTGAAGAAAAGGGACACAACAtacacacttttacagatacaatacttccaggtggactgttacagtaaaatatatagtctgcccccccccccataacatTCATTAAAGTAATGTGGCCTGCgagtcaaaacatttgcccaCTCCTGTCTTAGAGcatcaaaagaaaaaacattataaCAAATGAGGCAATACTCTAAAAATACTCTAAATTCCTCCGAAGGACAAGGAAGTCAATTTCAAAAACGTGTTAGATGTTttataaatcataattatgaacaATAGGCTACACAGAGGGTAGagggaagtggttagcgcatgggccacacagctaggtaacccgatttcaattccaccctcggccatctctgtgtggagtttgcattttcatgcgtgggttttctacgggtactccggtttcctcccacattccaaaaacatgctaggttggaggaggattggctagcgaccagtctagggtgaaccccgcctatcgcccgaagagACCCCCTGCGAGGAGGTGAGGATAAGCGAGAGAAAATTAATTATGAACAACTTTTCCATTCACTTTGATGAAAAACCGCCACttctcttcattcattcattcattttctactgcttatcctcacgagggtcgcaggggtgctggagcctatcccagctgtcttcttgtgacaggcggggtacaacgtggactggtggccaatcacagggcacatatagacaaacaaccattcacactcacattcatacctatggacaatttggagtcgctaattaacctagcatgtttttggaatgtgggagtaaaaccggagtacccggagaaaacccacgcatgcacggggagaacatgcaaactccacacagagatttccgagggtgggattggactcgggtcttctagctgtgaggtctgcacgctaaccactcgaacgccgtgctaCTTCTCTTATTAATTATGGTATATAGTCCTTCTTCACCTCGGCCTTAGATGTGATGTCATCTTTGTCCCGCACAGCCGTCTGCAACAATGCCGCAGCCCAGAATCATGCTGGTGGTCACAGGAGATGATTTTGGTTACTGCCCCAAGAGGAATCAGGGCATCGTGGACTGCTTCCTGGCTGGGGGAATTTCCAGCGTATCGTTGCTGGTGAATGCATCTGCTGCCAAACAAGCATCCGATTTGGCTAAAAGGTAAGTTTGGGGCAGATAAATGAGctcttatacagtaaacctcggatatatcggactcggatatatcggaaattcgctcacaacggacagatataaaagaactgatttttctgtaatgcatttccaataaaaattcattgcatatatcggattttttataacggatttcgcctatttcggacaaaatctccagtcccgttccaatgcatttccatgaaatttccctggcatatatcggatggccgcatcgtggtgctccgattcgccgaatggtgacaggccgctatacgacgtcatttgcagcgtttgcagcgttgcctgcgcgtccaggtacattggaaacatagtcaaggaagtgcctttttataacgataaaatccgattcacgcatataccggatataaatcccatatatgcgtaaaacggacattttctggtatacgcatataacggatttcgcttatatcggacaaaaccagtgggaacaattgaatccgatatatcccaggtttactgtaatattgaAACCACAAAGCAACATAGAAAATACAATAGTTGACAGTTAAATAACCAATGTTGGAGTACAAAAGATCCCCACAGATGTATAGACTTTTTACTGTCTGGATGTACGCAGACTGAGAGAAAACTGCTGCTTTCCTCGTCAGACACAGCATCCCGATTGGTCTCCATGCCAACCTGACCGAGGGCACCCCTGTGTGCCAGAACCTCAGAAAGACCTCCACACTCACCAATGAATGCGGCTTTTTCCACGGCAAGATGGGCTTCCGTCAGGCACTGGAAAGAAATCAGCTCAGTATGGAACAGGTACTCCCcatttattgtcatattgtttcattttattgttttattgtttattgttgtttattgttgttgtacattggaaacatagtcaaggaagtgcctttttataacggataaaatcccatttacacatataccggatataaatcccatatatgcgtaaaacggacattttccggtatacgcatataacggatttcgcttatatcggacaaaaccagtgggaacaattgaatccgatatatcccaggtttactgtagtataaaTGGTATCGAAATGAATAAAGTAAGGGAAAACAAGTTTTGGGGTTTCATCCAGGATTCGAATTTGTCTTGGAAATCACATATGCAgtacacaaatgtaaaaataccaaaaacaaTAGCTCTGTTACATAAACTAAGGTAAGGATTCACTGGATAACAAATATGCTCAAcgctcctaaaaaaaaaaaaaaaaacttggccaATCAGCATTC
This DNA window, taken from Doryrhamphus excisus isolate RoL2022-K1 chromosome 4, RoL_Dexc_1.0, whole genome shotgun sequence, encodes the following:
- the ak6 gene encoding adenylate kinase isoenzyme 6, producing the protein MRKRPNILLTGTPGVGKTTLGKELAQRSGLTYVNIGDLAKEGDLYDGFDEEYHCPILDEDRVVDELEDKMAHGGVIVDYHGCDLFPERWFHIVFVLRTDNTQLYTRLENRGYTGRKLKENVECEIFQTIYEEAREAYKEEIVHQLPSNTPEDLESNVEQILQWTEQWMKDHN